A region from the Acidobacteriota bacterium genome encodes:
- the thiI gene encoding tRNA 4-thiouridine(8) synthase ThiI — protein MRAPSVTQPSVRPYDVVLVHSSELFLKGKNRIRFSRRLLQNLAAAFEALGTRDIQETMGKYLVPLLPGDDPDAVARLLAWVPGVETFAFAHRLPADFAALQAFIARLAETQPPRTFGIRCRRAWKAFPLDSPAISRELGHTMVTHGWTVDLTAPELPVHVDVLPDSILVFFQQLRGPGGLPVGVSGRVVALVSGGIDSPVAARLMAQRGCPVVYVHFHNVTVNAAGVQDKVRRIIRLLQAWQPASRLYLVPFGPLQRAIIITAPEDLRMILYRRMMIRLADRIADREHAQALVTGDSVGQVASQTLENLHAIYTEARRPILTPLIGLNKAQITDLAQQYGTYELSILPYGDCCAYLVGRHPQTRSRLEDIRAAEADGQFQQLETAAFEAAEIVKV, from the coding sequence ATGCGCGCGCCGTCCGTTACACAGCCGAGCGTCCGCCCCTATGACGTGGTCCTGGTCCATTCGTCCGAGCTGTTTCTCAAAGGGAAGAACCGGATCCGGTTCAGCCGCCGCCTGCTTCAGAACCTGGCCGCCGCCTTTGAGGCGCTGGGGACGCGGGACATCCAGGAAACCATGGGCAAATACCTGGTGCCGCTTCTGCCCGGCGACGACCCGGACGCGGTCGCCCGGCTGCTGGCCTGGGTCCCCGGAGTCGAAACCTTCGCGTTCGCGCACCGTCTCCCCGCTGATTTTGCCGCCTTGCAGGCCTTCATCGCCCGACTGGCCGAAACCCAGCCGCCGCGCACCTTCGGCATCCGCTGCCGGCGGGCCTGGAAGGCCTTTCCCCTCGACTCGCCGGCGATCAGCCGGGAGCTGGGCCACACGATGGTGACGCACGGCTGGACCGTGGACCTGACCGCGCCGGAGCTGCCGGTGCACGTGGATGTGCTGCCGGACAGCATTCTCGTCTTCTTCCAACAGCTCCGTGGCCCCGGCGGACTGCCGGTGGGCGTTTCGGGGCGGGTCGTCGCCCTCGTGTCGGGCGGCATCGACAGCCCGGTGGCGGCGCGGCTCATGGCCCAGCGGGGTTGCCCCGTTGTCTACGTCCACTTTCACAATGTGACGGTCAACGCCGCCGGCGTCCAAGACAAGGTCCGGCGCATCATCCGCTTGCTGCAGGCCTGGCAGCCGGCCAGCCGCCTCTACCTCGTGCCGTTCGGACCGCTCCAGCGGGCGATCATCATCACCGCGCCGGAGGACCTGCGGATGATTCTGTACCGGCGCATGATGATCCGCCTGGCCGACCGGATCGCCGACCGGGAGCACGCCCAGGCTCTGGTCACCGGCGATTCGGTGGGCCAGGTCGCCTCTCAGACTCTGGAAAACCTGCACGCGATCTACACCGAGGCGCGGCGGCCGATTCTGACCCCGCTCATCGGCCTGAACAAGGCCCAGATCACGGACCTGGCCCAACAGTACGGGACGTACGAGCTGTCGATCCTGCCCTACGGGGACTGCTGTGCCTACCTGGTGGGCCGGCACCCGCAGACCCGCTCGCGTCTGGAAGATATCCGGGCGGCTGAGGCCGACGGGCAGTTCCAGCAGCTGGAGACCGCCGCCTTCGAGGCGGCGGAAATCGTGAAGGTGTGA